One genomic segment of Thermovibrio guaymasensis includes these proteins:
- the hisS gene encoding histidine--tRNA ligase produces MEYRALRGVEDLIPPESLKYERVVDTFKEVVERAGFSEVILPIFEEARLFTRSVGESSDIVNKEMYVFEDKGGRVVALRPEGTASAVRAYVEHGVYAKEPFTKWFYVGPMFRFERPQAGRKRQFFQAGAEVFGFSQPGADAELIKVADTVLKELSVEAVLEVNSIGCRECRPAYREALINFLMSKLNFLCPDCVRRFEKNPLRVLDCKNESCQKVVSQAPKITDYLCSECREHYEKVKEYLNLFKVEFKENPFLVRGLDYYTRTVFEFKSSQLGAQSTVLAGGRYDYLVEEIGGPQVPALGFAMGIDRVMLLIPELEVERRGVFVVTRGEEAYRRGLEVVNFLRSKGIRAEIDHRQGSFKAQMKAADRLKVKFAVIIGQDEVEGEFYSLKELSTGKQERVESLKELLARL; encoded by the coding sequence ATGGAGTATAGAGCTCTAAGAGGGGTGGAAGACCTTATTCCGCCTGAGAGTTTAAAGTATGAGAGAGTCGTAGATACATTTAAGGAAGTTGTTGAAAGGGCGGGGTTTAGTGAGGTAATCCTTCCTATTTTTGAGGAAGCCAGGCTCTTTACCAGGAGCGTTGGAGAAAGTTCCGACATAGTAAACAAGGAGATGTACGTTTTTGAAGATAAGGGCGGAAGGGTTGTTGCCCTTAGGCCTGAAGGAACTGCTTCAGCCGTAAGGGCTTACGTTGAGCACGGCGTTTACGCTAAGGAGCCCTTTACAAAGTGGTTCTACGTTGGCCCTATGTTCAGGTTTGAAAGGCCTCAAGCAGGGAGGAAGAGGCAGTTTTTCCAGGCTGGGGCCGAGGTCTTCGGCTTTTCACAGCCTGGAGCCGATGCTGAACTGATAAAGGTTGCAGATACGGTTTTGAAGGAGCTCTCAGTTGAGGCGGTCCTTGAGGTTAACTCTATCGGGTGTAGGGAGTGTAGGCCTGCTTACAGGGAAGCTCTCATTAACTTCTTAATGAGTAAGCTTAATTTTCTCTGTCCAGATTGTGTTAGGAGGTTTGAAAAGAATCCTTTAAGGGTCCTCGACTGTAAGAATGAAAGTTGCCAAAAAGTTGTTTCCCAGGCTCCTAAGATTACAGATTACCTCTGTTCTGAATGCAGGGAGCACTACGAGAAGGTTAAAGAGTACCTAAATCTCTTTAAAGTTGAATTTAAAGAGAACCCGTTCCTCGTTAGGGGCCTTGATTACTACACGAGAACGGTCTTTGAGTTTAAGAGCTCCCAACTTGGAGCCCAGAGTACAGTCCTTGCAGGGGGAAGGTACGACTACCTCGTAGAGGAAATTGGAGGCCCTCAGGTTCCGGCCCTTGGCTTTGCCATGGGAATAGATAGGGTTATGCTCCTCATTCCTGAACTTGAGGTTGAAAGGAGAGGAGTTTTCGTAGTAACCAGGGGAGAGGAGGCTTACAGAAGGGGCCTTGAAGTTGTCAACTTCTTAAGGAGTAAAGGTATAAGGGCTGAGATTGACCACAGACAGGGAAGCTTTAAGGCTCAGATGAAGGCTGCAGACCGTTTAAAGGTTAAGTTTGCAGTGATAATAGGCCAGGATGAAGTTGAGGGAGAGTTCTATTCCCTTAAAGAGCTCTCAACCGGTAAACAGGAGAGGGTAGAAAGTCTCAAGGAGCTCCTTGCAAGGTTATGA
- the dxr gene encoding 1-deoxy-D-xylulose-5-phosphate reductoisomerase: MKRVLVLGSTGSIGESTLKVVEAFPEEFKVVGLVAGRNRDSLLSQSKKFKPEAVALFEGELPNNLPFKAFTGIEGIRRLIEELDFDVCVAAISGSAGILPTYWAARKGKRLALANKEALVCAGPFVKSVSREIIPVDSEHSAIFQCLNGERRESVEEIILTASGGPFREREDLDKVKPEEALKHPNWNMGKKVTIDSATLMNKGLEVIEAYWLFGFPLEKIKAVIHPQSIVHSMVRFVDGSVISQMGVPDMKIPIVYALSYPERLPLGEKFPSLNLHFSGLKLDFYEPDTGKFPCLKLAYESLERGYPYPIVLNAADEVAVELFLKGKIKFTQIPVLIEEVLERSNFPKPESIEDVVEVDRRAKELAWKVARKWL; the protein is encoded by the coding sequence ATGAAGAGGGTTTTAGTTCTTGGTTCAACAGGCTCTATCGGGGAGAGTACTCTAAAAGTTGTAGAGGCTTTTCCTGAAGAGTTTAAAGTTGTAGGTCTTGTTGCCGGTAGGAATAGGGACTCTCTCCTATCCCAGTCTAAAAAGTTTAAACCTGAAGCGGTAGCCCTTTTTGAAGGGGAACTTCCAAATAACCTTCCGTTTAAGGCATTTACAGGCATTGAAGGGATAAGGAGGTTAATTGAGGAGCTTGATTTTGACGTATGCGTAGCTGCAATTTCAGGTTCAGCTGGAATTCTCCCTACCTACTGGGCCGCTAGAAAGGGTAAGAGACTTGCCCTTGCAAATAAGGAGGCCCTAGTCTGTGCCGGTCCTTTTGTAAAGTCAGTTTCTAGGGAGATTATTCCTGTTGATAGTGAACACTCTGCCATTTTCCAGTGCTTAAACGGTGAGAGGCGAGAGAGCGTAGAGGAAATTATCCTTACAGCTTCGGGAGGACCCTTTAGAGAGAGGGAAGACCTTGATAAAGTTAAGCCTGAAGAAGCCCTTAAACATCCTAACTGGAATATGGGAAAGAAGGTAACCATAGATTCTGCCACTTTAATGAATAAAGGGCTTGAGGTAATAGAGGCTTACTGGTTATTTGGATTTCCCTTAGAGAAGATAAAGGCGGTTATTCACCCTCAGAGTATAGTTCACTCAATGGTTAGGTTTGTAGACGGTTCTGTGATCTCCCAGATGGGCGTTCCGGATATGAAGATTCCTATAGTCTATGCCCTTTCCTATCCGGAGAGACTCCCCCTTGGAGAGAAGTTTCCCTCTTTGAACCTTCACTTTTCAGGCTTAAAGCTTGATTTTTACGAGCCGGATACCGGAAAGTTCCCCTGCTTGAAACTTGCCTATGAGAGTTTAGAGAGGGGATACCCTTACCCAATAGTTTTAAACGCTGCAGATGAGGTTGCTGTGGAGCTCTTCTTAAAAGGGAAGATTAAGTTTACCCAGATTCCCGTTCTGATAGAAGAGGTCCTTGAAAGGTCAAACTTCCCAAAACCAGAAAGCATTGAGGATGTTGTTGAAGTAGATAGAAGGGCTAAAGAACTTGCCTGGAAGGTAGCCCGAAAATGGCTTTAG
- a CDS encoding cob(I)yrinic acid a,c-diamide adenosyltransferase: MALERGMIHVYTGNGKGKTSAALGLCLRAVGRGLRCCFIQFIKGVPTGEVEAAKYLPNFEFYQTGRPGYDFRVTPEDYERAQEGFKLACMKAEEFDVLVLDEINVAVHLGLLEVSQVVSFVKGKPTELELILTGRYAKPEVIELADYVTYFQLLKHPYYQGLKARKGIDY; encoded by the coding sequence ATGGCTTTAGAAAGGGGTATGATTCACGTCTATACCGGGAACGGTAAGGGAAAGACGTCTGCGGCTTTAGGCCTCTGCTTAAGGGCAGTTGGTAGGGGTTTAAGGTGCTGTTTTATCCAGTTTATTAAAGGTGTTCCAACCGGAGAGGTAGAGGCTGCAAAGTACCTTCCGAACTTTGAGTTCTACCAGACTGGAAGGCCCGGTTACGACTTTAGGGTTACTCCGGAGGATTACGAAAGGGCTCAGGAAGGTTTTAAGCTGGCCTGTATGAAAGCTGAGGAGTTTGACGTCCTCGTCCTTGATGAGATTAACGTTGCCGTTCACCTCGGTTTACTGGAGGTTTCTCAGGTCGTTTCCTTCGTTAAAGGAAAACCAACTGAACTTGAGCTTATACTAACTGGCAGGTATGCAAAGCCTGAAGTTATTGAACTTGCAGACTACGTTACTTACTTTCAGCTCCTTAAACACCCTTACTACCAAGGTTTGAAAGCTAGGAAAGGAATTGATTACTAG
- a CDS encoding 7-carboxy-7-deazaguanine synthase QueE — MRICEVFESIQGEGLTVGTPSFFIRTGRCSVGCLFCDTKYSWSSGRELRVDEIVDLVVSSGLPEVVITGGEPFEEEELPDLVELLTSLPSVRRVTVETCSYIFRELPKNKLHLVLSPKPPTMGVEFPLETLLKFLESYEDVELKYTLYDERDLDLFEGFLFSNSNLIPQPVVLQPIHHPKEDYAETFKRVWDMVRRRERLLKSFEVRLIPQVHKLLGMR, encoded by the coding sequence ATGAGGATCTGTGAGGTTTTTGAGTCAATTCAGGGGGAAGGGCTAACCGTTGGAACTCCTTCCTTCTTTATAAGGACCGGAAGGTGTTCTGTAGGCTGTCTCTTCTGCGATACTAAGTACTCCTGGAGTAGCGGTAGAGAGTTAAGAGTTGATGAGATCGTAGATTTAGTTGTTTCTTCAGGTCTACCTGAAGTTGTGATAACCGGTGGAGAACCCTTTGAGGAGGAAGAGCTCCCAGATCTGGTGGAGCTCCTTACGTCGCTTCCTTCCGTTAGGAGAGTTACAGTTGAGACGTGCAGTTACATCTTTAGGGAGCTTCCAAAAAATAAGCTCCACCTCGTCCTCTCTCCCAAACCTCCAACTATGGGGGTTGAGTTCCCCTTGGAGACCCTTTTGAAGTTCCTTGAGTCCTATGAGGACGTTGAGCTTAAGTACACCCTCTATGATGAGAGGGACCTTGACCTCTTTGAGGGTTTCCTCTTTTCCAACTCTAACTTAATTCCTCAACCTGTCGTTCTTCAACCTATCCACCACCCGAAAGAGGACTACGCTGAAACCTTTAAAAGGGTATGGGATATGGTTAGGAGAAGGGAGAGACTGCTTAAATCCTTTGAGGTTCGTTTAATTCCACAAGTTCATAAACTCCTAGGAATGAGGTAG
- a CDS encoding 3-deoxy-D-manno-octulosonic acid transferase, with translation MFWLYNLFLLISIPFFPLLKFLTRKRGEVSLIRRFSSSFPGGRGKVLIHSSSVGEVNTIKPLVDKLRGEVAITTFTDYGLRRAGKLYPAVPKRLLPIDLYPVVLRFLKKVRPRKILIYETEIWPSLLKGATDLGIPVYFVSGKVGERTFRRLKRFNFLKGYFEKCYFLSRSSYDAERAKELGFKKVTVVGDLKLDYSPPREVPPLEIEGKRKVIIWGSTHPGEEEIAGELHFKLKKSFPNLLTVIAPRHVGRKFELPGKVLRRSESLRVPEGIDFYVVNTVGELSGLYYYADLCVIGGSFVPGIGGHNPVESVAFRKPTVMGEFSDDFKELALELNVPILRREELLQFLSSLLKNPELSSDLAGSSFKLWKEKRGVSDRILSLIGEEGEFKRD, from the coding sequence ATGTTCTGGCTCTATAACCTTTTCCTGTTAATCTCTATTCCCTTCTTCCCCCTTTTGAAGTTTTTAACAAGGAAGAGGGGAGAAGTTTCACTCATTCGGAGGTTTAGTTCCTCCTTTCCTGGAGGAAGGGGAAAGGTTTTAATTCACTCTTCAAGCGTTGGAGAGGTAAACACTATTAAGCCCCTCGTTGATAAGTTAAGGGGAGAAGTGGCAATTACCACTTTTACTGACTACGGGCTGAGGAGGGCTGGGAAGCTCTATCCCGCTGTTCCAAAGAGGTTGTTGCCTATAGACCTTTACCCGGTTGTCCTTCGGTTCTTAAAGAAAGTAAGGCCTAGGAAAATACTAATCTACGAGACTGAAATTTGGCCCTCCCTTTTAAAGGGAGCTACCGATCTTGGAATTCCCGTTTACTTTGTCAGCGGAAAGGTGGGAGAGAGGACATTCAGAAGGTTAAAGAGGTTTAACTTCCTAAAGGGTTACTTTGAAAAGTGTTACTTCCTCTCCCGTAGTTCCTACGATGCAGAGAGGGCTAAAGAGCTCGGCTTTAAAAAGGTAACTGTTGTTGGAGACTTGAAACTTGACTACTCCCCTCCGAGGGAAGTTCCTCCCCTTGAAATTGAGGGGAAGAGGAAAGTTATTATCTGGGGAAGCACCCATCCGGGGGAGGAGGAGATAGCTGGAGAGCTCCACTTTAAGCTTAAAAAGAGTTTTCCCAACCTCCTAACTGTTATAGCTCCAAGGCACGTTGGCAGGAAGTTTGAGCTCCCCGGGAAGGTTTTAAGGAGGAGCGAGAGTTTAAGGGTTCCAGAAGGGATTGACTTTTACGTTGTCAATACAGTTGGGGAGCTCTCAGGCCTTTACTACTACGCAGACCTGTGCGTAATCGGGGGAAGTTTCGTTCCGGGGATTGGTGGCCACAACCCGGTTGAGAGCGTTGCATTTAGAAAACCTACAGTTATGGGGGAGTTTTCAGATGACTTTAAGGAGCTCGCCCTTGAGCTTAACGTTCCCATTCTAAGAAGGGAGGAGCTCCTTCAGTTCCTCTCTTCTCTTTTAAAGAATCCTGAACTATCTTCAGACCTTGCAGGTTCCTCCTTTAAGCTCTGGAAGGAGAAGAGGGGAGTTTCCGATAGAATTCTCTCTCTAATTGGGGAAGAAGGTGAGTTTAAACGAGATTAG
- the lpxK gene encoding tetraacyldisaccharide 4'-kinase, translating to MSLNEIRRKVLNREGLFSLLYPLLWLLSKLYCGVSSLRNYLYDSGFLNSTSFGLPVVSVGNIVAGGSGKTPLVESLYLYLEEAGFSPAIVTRGYRGKEKGPAFAKPQPEVFGDEASVYALKGYRTVVSKDKLKGIEFAFEKGSNVVILDDGFQYRKVRPTLNLVSVDPFNPFGDEHCLPLGLLREPISSLERADAFVITRANLVSSERLESLELFLKTFKKPIFIAQQHFKFWVDGEFKRTHPPQGEFVDVFCGIGNPDQFLKMIVDMGYRVRNYLVFEDHHVYTDEDLKRLSELENPVTTEKDLIKLKGRLRRVRAPVLKLEAYGLKEFILANVKNAQRSKEEKLEGDLAPSGVSSFKL from the coding sequence GTGAGTTTAAACGAGATTAGAAGAAAAGTTTTAAATAGAGAAGGCCTTTTCTCACTCCTCTACCCTCTACTCTGGCTTCTTTCAAAGCTCTACTGTGGAGTTTCCTCTTTAAGAAACTACCTTTACGATTCTGGTTTTTTGAACTCAACCTCTTTTGGCCTTCCGGTAGTATCTGTTGGGAATATCGTTGCAGGAGGTAGCGGTAAGACTCCCCTAGTAGAGAGCCTTTACCTATACCTTGAAGAGGCGGGTTTCTCTCCCGCAATAGTTACCAGAGGTTACAGGGGAAAGGAGAAGGGACCTGCTTTTGCAAAACCACAGCCTGAAGTGTTTGGAGATGAGGCTTCAGTTTACGCTCTAAAGGGTTACAGGACTGTTGTATCAAAGGACAAACTGAAAGGTATTGAGTTTGCATTTGAAAAGGGTTCAAATGTAGTTATCCTTGATGACGGCTTTCAGTACAGGAAGGTTAGGCCTACGCTAAACCTAGTTTCAGTTGACCCATTTAACCCCTTTGGAGACGAACACTGCCTTCCCCTTGGTCTTCTGAGGGAGCCGATTTCTTCCCTTGAAAGGGCGGATGCCTTCGTTATAACCAGGGCAAACTTGGTCAGCTCTGAGAGGCTGGAGAGTCTGGAGCTCTTTTTAAAGACCTTTAAAAAGCCGATATTTATCGCACAGCAGCACTTTAAGTTCTGGGTTGACGGTGAGTTTAAGAGGACCCACCCTCCTCAAGGGGAGTTTGTTGACGTCTTCTGCGGAATAGGGAACCCGGACCAGTTTTTAAAGATGATTGTTGATATGGGTTACAGAGTTCGCAACTACTTAGTCTTTGAGGACCACCACGTTTACACCGATGAGGACTTAAAGAGACTATCAGAACTTGAAAACCCTGTAACTACTGAGAAGGACTTAATAAAGCTGAAGGGAAGGTTGAGGAGAGTGAGAGCTCCCGTCTTAAAACTTGAAGCTTACGGTCTTAAAGAGTTTATCCTGGCAAACGTTAAAAACGCACAAAGGAGTAAAGAGGAAAAGCTTGAAGGAGACCTTGCACCTTCTGGAGTATCTAGCTTTAAGCTTTAG
- a CDS encoding lysophospholipid acyltransferase family protein has translation MKETLHLLEYLALSFSLKGLRSLKRERAISIARGLGELLYNYPRVKRVCRENLEFTGFPLKVGKESFKNFLVCAVDFLKSPDYSLSYLKSLFYPVDISSLPAEGGIFLTAHIGNWELMGALCSKLSGGRLSVVAKPMKNRRVDSLINSIRSSWGIKVIPTGRGVEVLRDLKRRRFVGILLDQRPKVSEGVLTQFLGRKTYTNKGVALISLKSGKPVIPAFCFIENGRYKVEIGEPIYPDGSVEELTQKYTSAIEEAVRKHPEQWFWFHRRWKNSPEFKEWRSERFSKER, from the coding sequence TTGAAGGAGACCTTGCACCTTCTGGAGTATCTAGCTTTAAGCTTTAGCCTAAAGGGTTTGAGGAGCTTAAAGAGAGAAAGGGCAATTTCTATTGCAAGGGGACTTGGAGAACTCCTTTATAACTACCCGCGAGTTAAGAGGGTCTGTCGAGAGAACCTTGAGTTTACCGGTTTTCCCCTTAAGGTCGGTAAGGAGAGCTTTAAGAACTTCCTTGTCTGTGCCGTTGATTTTCTAAAGTCTCCAGATTACTCCCTTTCCTACCTTAAATCTCTCTTTTACCCGGTTGATATTTCCTCCCTTCCCGCAGAAGGGGGAATTTTCCTAACTGCCCACATCGGCAACTGGGAGCTTATGGGAGCTCTGTGTTCTAAGCTATCAGGGGGTAGGCTCTCAGTAGTTGCAAAGCCTATGAAGAACAGAAGGGTTGACTCCCTTATAAACTCAATTCGCAGTAGCTGGGGGATAAAGGTTATTCCAACCGGCAGGGGAGTTGAGGTTTTAAGGGACTTAAAGAGGAGGCGATTTGTTGGAATTCTCCTTGACCAGAGGCCAAAGGTGAGTGAAGGAGTTTTAACCCAGTTCCTCGGTAGGAAAACCTATACAAATAAAGGAGTTGCCTTAATTTCTTTAAAGAGCGGAAAGCCCGTAATTCCAGCCTTCTGCTTTATTGAAAACGGCAGGTACAAGGTTGAGATTGGAGAGCCCATATACCCTGATGGTAGCGTTGAAGAGCTGACCCAAAAGTACACGAGTGCAATTGAAGAGGCTGTTAGAAAGCACCCTGAACAGTGGTTCTGGTTCCATAGGAGGTGGAAGAACTCCCCAGAGTTTAAGGAGTGGAGAAGTGAAAGGTTTTCTAAGGAACGTTAG
- a CDS encoding ArsA family ATPase yields the protein MKSVNLKGFNVFFLSGKGGVGKSTLSTSLALSLSKKGFKTLLVSLDPAHSLSILLKEELGGSPTQVIQNLFSLEVDLERSMREYLKRVEKEAEKIVSPALIGNVKNQIELAYYSPGALELAAVDSIYQIMRKYEGNFEKFVFDTAPSGYTVRLMASPDKLLNWVDSLIKMREESLKYRKMAGEPVGRDPVVEVLRRRREEYSFLGKVFKSPKTFFGVVVNPGKLSLEIGKRTVEELERAGVRVNLILANRFQGKGGNLFGKPTLYFPPLKEEPIGIESLEPFVELFLKVL from the coding sequence GTGAAATCGGTGAACCTTAAAGGTTTTAACGTCTTTTTCCTCTCTGGAAAGGGAGGAGTCGGTAAATCAACACTTTCAACTTCCTTAGCCCTTTCCCTATCAAAGAAAGGATTTAAAACTCTCTTAGTTTCCCTTGACCCCGCCCACTCCCTCTCAATCCTCCTTAAAGAGGAACTTGGGGGCTCCCCGACGCAAGTAATTCAAAACCTTTTTTCACTTGAGGTTGACCTTGAAAGGAGTATGAGGGAGTACCTAAAGAGAGTTGAGAAAGAGGCTGAGAAGATAGTTAGCCCTGCTTTAATTGGGAACGTAAAGAACCAGATAGAGCTTGCCTACTACTCTCCAGGAGCTCTTGAGCTTGCAGCTGTTGACTCAATATACCAGATAATGAGGAAATATGAGGGGAACTTTGAGAAGTTCGTCTTTGATACTGCCCCTTCGGGCTATACAGTTCGCCTTATGGCCTCTCCCGATAAGCTTTTAAACTGGGTTGATTCCCTAATAAAGATGAGGGAGGAATCTCTAAAGTATAGGAAGATGGCAGGGGAACCGGTTGGGAGGGACCCTGTAGTAGAAGTCCTTAGGAGAAGGAGGGAGGAGTACAGTTTCCTTGGGAAGGTCTTTAAGAGCCCTAAAACCTTCTTTGGAGTTGTTGTAAATCCGGGAAAACTTTCACTTGAGATAGGAAAGAGGACAGTTGAAGAGCTTGAGAGGGCGGGAGTTAGGGTAAATCTAATCCTTGCAAACAGATTCCAAGGGAAAGGAGGAAACCTCTTTGGTAAGCCTACCCTTTACTTTCCTCCTTTAAAGGAGGAGCCGATAGGGATTGAATCTTTAGAGCCCTTTGTTGAGCTCTTTCTAAAAGTCCTTTAA
- the mtaB gene encoding tRNA (N(6)-L-threonylcarbamoyladenosine(37)-C(2))-methylthiotransferase MtaB: MKRVAFYTLGCKMNFHETAYMEERFKDAGYRIVPFSEEADVYVINTCTVTSVADSKSRKAIRRAKSRNPNALVVVTGCYSEVYPEEVEKVKEADFITGNVEKFNIVDLVERRLKGELPRTYVKGVWKEKIFYPLTIRHYEGKSRAFLKVQQGCELFCTYCIIPKARGRMVSLPPEEVLRQVKELVDSGYKEIVLTGTHLGAYGREFPGWSLARLVEEIVKLPLYRLRLSSVEPIEFTPHLVDVVTSSEKVAPHFHIPLQSGSRTVLERMKRRYSPEDYVKVVEEILKRRPDSCIGTDVMVGFPGETEEEFKGTLELVESLPFGYLHVFPYSKRKGTVAAKLKDSVPPEVKKERASVLRGIGREKSLEYRRRFLGRELPAVVLSEVEGGKSTALTDNYIRVILDRRFEPGKVVKVRLKEVGQKREENYGEVVS; this comes from the coding sequence TTGAAGAGAGTAGCTTTCTATACTCTAGGCTGTAAGATGAACTTCCATGAGACCGCCTACATGGAGGAGAGGTTTAAGGACGCTGGGTACAGGATAGTTCCCTTTAGCGAGGAGGCTGACGTTTACGTCATAAATACCTGTACGGTTACCTCAGTTGCAGATTCAAAGTCAAGGAAGGCGATAAGGAGAGCAAAGAGTAGGAACCCTAACGCTTTAGTTGTCGTTACCGGGTGTTACAGTGAAGTTTACCCTGAGGAAGTTGAGAAAGTTAAAGAGGCCGACTTTATAACCGGGAACGTTGAGAAGTTCAATATCGTTGATCTTGTTGAGAGGAGGTTAAAGGGAGAACTTCCAAGGACTTACGTTAAAGGAGTTTGGAAGGAGAAAATATTTTACCCTTTAACAATTCGCCACTACGAGGGTAAGAGTAGGGCTTTCCTCAAAGTTCAGCAGGGGTGTGAGCTCTTCTGTACGTACTGCATAATTCCAAAGGCAAGGGGGAGAATGGTTAGCCTTCCGCCTGAGGAGGTCTTAAGGCAGGTAAAGGAGCTCGTTGATTCAGGCTATAAAGAGATAGTCCTTACCGGTACTCACCTTGGAGCTTATGGAAGGGAGTTCCCCGGCTGGAGTTTGGCAAGGCTGGTTGAGGAGATCGTTAAACTCCCCCTTTACAGGTTAAGGCTCTCTTCGGTAGAGCCTATAGAGTTTACCCCTCACCTTGTAGACGTTGTGACCAGTTCAGAGAAGGTTGCTCCCCACTTCCACATTCCCCTCCAGAGCGGAAGTAGAACGGTTCTTGAGAGGATGAAAAGGCGCTACTCACCTGAGGACTACGTAAAGGTTGTTGAGGAAATCCTTAAGAGGAGGCCCGATTCCTGCATAGGAACCGACGTTATGGTCGGATTTCCCGGTGAAACAGAGGAGGAGTTTAAAGGGACTTTAGAGCTTGTTGAGTCCCTTCCCTTTGGATACCTCCACGTTTTCCCCTACTCAAAGAGGAAGGGAACTGTTGCTGCAAAGTTAAAGGACTCGGTTCCTCCTGAAGTTAAAAAGGAGAGGGCTTCAGTTTTGAGGGGGATCGGCAGGGAGAAGAGCTTAGAGTATAGAAGGAGGTTTTTAGGAAGGGAGCTCCCTGCAGTAGTCCTTTCTGAAGTGGAGGGAGGTAAGAGTACCGCCCTTACTGATAACTATATAAGGGTCATTTTAGATAGGAGGTTTGAACCGGGGAAAGTTGTTAAGGTAAGGCTGAAAGAGGTAGGCCAGAAGAGAGAGGAGAACTATGGAGAGGTCGTTAGTTGA
- a CDS encoding aminotransferase class I/II-fold pyridoxal phosphate-dependent enzyme yields the protein MERSLVEPFYVMRVLEKAKEIEKEGKEVIHLEIGEPDLPVPKRVKEKAKEFLSRFEQKYTESAGIYPLREEIARYYCETYQVEVEPENVVITPGSSPGLLAVLKVVSERIGQISYSDPGYPCYKNMLNLLFSEGRAVPVSPESSFKVLPQQVETPALIVNSPSNPTGVVYTLEELKALSEKAFLVSDEIYHGLTYFERAPSVLEVTDRCVVVNGFSKFFLMTGWRLGWLILPDELVSDVTAILQNTVISPSTLSQYSALACFEKEVLEELRSNVEVFKERREVLLKGLKEVGFKVPSEPQGAFYVYADVSDFTEDSFSFAFELLEKVGVAVTPGRDFGYNRTNEFIRFSFCTSVENIEKALERLYSYLR from the coding sequence ATGGAGAGGTCGTTAGTTGAGCCCTTTTACGTTATGAGAGTCCTTGAAAAGGCGAAGGAGATTGAGAAGGAGGGGAAGGAGGTTATCCACCTTGAAATAGGAGAACCGGATTTACCGGTTCCAAAGAGAGTTAAGGAAAAGGCTAAGGAGTTCTTGAGTAGATTTGAGCAGAAGTACACTGAAAGCGCTGGAATTTACCCCCTCAGGGAGGAGATAGCCAGGTATTACTGTGAAACTTACCAAGTAGAAGTAGAGCCTGAGAACGTTGTTATTACTCCCGGTAGTTCTCCCGGGCTTTTAGCCGTTTTAAAGGTAGTTTCTGAGAGAATTGGACAAATCTCCTATTCAGATCCCGGTTATCCCTGCTATAAGAACATGCTTAACCTACTCTTTTCTGAAGGGAGGGCGGTTCCTGTTTCCCCTGAGAGTTCCTTTAAAGTTCTGCCTCAGCAGGTTGAAACTCCAGCCCTCATAGTTAACTCTCCCTCTAACCCAACCGGTGTTGTATATACGTTAGAAGAACTCAAAGCCCTTTCGGAGAAGGCCTTTTTGGTAAGCGATGAGATTTACCACGGCCTTACCTACTTTGAGAGGGCTCCAAGCGTCCTGGAAGTTACAGATAGGTGCGTAGTTGTAAACGGCTTTTCAAAGTTTTTCCTCATGACAGGTTGGAGGTTAGGGTGGTTAATCCTCCCTGATGAGCTCGTTTCAGACGTAACGGCAATCCTTCAGAACACCGTAATATCACCTTCTACCCTCTCCCAGTACTCTGCACTTGCCTGCTTTGAAAAGGAGGTCCTTGAAGAGTTAAGGTCGAACGTTGAAGTCTTTAAGGAGAGAAGGGAGGTCCTCTTAAAGGGCTTAAAGGAGGTGGGCTTTAAAGTTCCTTCAGAGCCACAGGGAGCTTTCTACGTTTACGCTGACGTTTCAGATTTTACGGAGGACTCCTTTAGTTTTGCCTTTGAGCTCCTTGAGAAAGTTGGAGTTGCTGTAACTCCAGGTAGGGATTTCGGTTACAATAGAACCAACGAATTTATAAGGTTTTCCTTCTGTACGTCTGTTGAAAATATAGAAAAAGCCCTTGAGAGGCTCTACTCTTACTTGAGGTAG